From Streptomyces sp. NBC_00683, one genomic window encodes:
- a CDS encoding phosphoketolase family protein, whose product MPTLVQGDDHYLDDAALVPLDAHWRAANYLAVGQIYLMSNPLLEQPLRPEHIKPRLLGHWGTSPGLNLVHTHLNRVARERGQDTVCVWGPGHGGPAVLANSWLEGTYSETYPDVSRDAEGMGRLFRQFSFPGGVPSHVAPETPGSIHEGGELGYALSHAYGAALDNPDLLVGCVIGDGEAETGPLAASWHSNKFLDPVHDGAVLPILHLNGYKIANPAVLARLPREELDAFLRGVGHEPLHVEGDDPLRVHSAMAHAMDIAHDRIRTAQRRAREEGVTERVRWPMIVLRTPKGWTGPVEVDGLPVEGTWRAHQVPLTDVRENPDRLRQLEQWLRSYRPEELFDGAGRPSQAVLECVPAGTRRLGASPHTNGGLLVRDLPIPPLERYAVAVDKPGSSVHEPTRILGDLLEGVMENTAQRRDFRLVGPDETASNRLQAVYGATGKAWQARTLDTDEYLDPHGRVMEILSEHTCQGWLEGYLLTGRHGLFSCYEAFVHIVDSMVNQHIKWLRVSRRLPWRRPIASLNYLLTSHVWRQDSNGFSHQDPGFIDHVLNKSPEVVRVYLPPDANTLLSVADHVLRSRDYVNVVVAGKQPCFDWLTLDEARAHCARGAGVWGWAGTENHDREPDVVLGCAGDVPTLEVMAAAHLLRRHLPDLAVRVVNVVDLARLFPREKHPHGMSDADFDALFTPDKPIVFAYHGYPWLIHRLAYRRTGHANLHVRGYKEEGTTTTPFDMVVRNDLDRYRLVMDVIDRVPGLAVRAATVRQEMADVRLRHHAWIREHGTDLPEVSNWAWTD is encoded by the coding sequence ATGCCCACCCTTGTCCAGGGAGACGACCACTACCTCGACGACGCCGCACTCGTGCCACTGGACGCGCACTGGAGGGCTGCGAACTACCTGGCCGTCGGCCAGATCTATCTGATGTCCAACCCGCTCCTCGAACAGCCGTTGCGGCCCGAGCACATCAAGCCTCGGCTGCTGGGCCACTGGGGAACCTCGCCCGGCCTCAACCTGGTGCACACCCACCTCAACCGCGTGGCGCGGGAGCGCGGACAGGACACCGTCTGCGTCTGGGGGCCCGGGCACGGCGGGCCGGCCGTACTGGCGAACTCCTGGCTGGAGGGCACCTACTCCGAGACCTATCCGGATGTCAGCCGGGACGCCGAGGGTATGGGCCGGCTCTTCCGCCAGTTCTCCTTCCCCGGCGGTGTGCCCAGCCATGTGGCGCCGGAGACGCCGGGTTCGATCCACGAGGGAGGGGAACTCGGATACGCCCTCTCCCACGCCTACGGTGCGGCCCTGGACAATCCGGATCTCCTCGTCGGGTGCGTGATCGGTGACGGTGAGGCCGAGACCGGGCCGCTGGCGGCCTCGTGGCACTCCAACAAGTTCCTCGACCCCGTCCACGACGGCGCCGTCCTGCCGATCCTGCATCTCAACGGCTACAAGATCGCCAACCCGGCCGTGCTCGCGCGCCTGCCCAGGGAAGAGCTCGACGCCTTCCTGCGGGGCGTGGGGCACGAGCCCCTGCACGTCGAGGGCGACGATCCGCTGCGGGTGCACAGCGCGATGGCGCATGCGATGGACATCGCGCACGACCGGATCAGGACCGCGCAGCGTCGGGCCCGCGAGGAGGGCGTGACCGAACGCGTACGTTGGCCGATGATCGTTCTGCGGACGCCCAAGGGATGGACCGGACCGGTCGAGGTCGACGGACTGCCGGTCGAGGGGACGTGGCGCGCCCACCAGGTCCCGCTGACGGACGTGCGCGAGAACCCGGACCGTTTGCGTCAATTGGAACAGTGGCTGCGCTCCTACCGGCCCGAGGAGCTCTTCGACGGAGCCGGGCGGCCGAGTCAGGCCGTACTGGAGTGCGTACCGGCCGGGACACGGCGGCTGGGCGCGAGCCCGCACACCAACGGAGGGCTGCTCGTCCGGGACCTGCCGATCCCGCCGCTGGAGCGGTACGCCGTCGCCGTCGACAAGCCCGGCAGTTCCGTGCACGAACCCACCCGGATCCTGGGCGACTTGCTCGAAGGGGTGATGGAGAACACCGCGCAGCGACGTGACTTCCGGCTCGTGGGACCGGACGAGACCGCTTCCAACCGGCTCCAGGCCGTGTACGGGGCGACCGGCAAGGCATGGCAGGCACGGACCCTGGACACCGACGAGTACCTGGACCCGCACGGCCGGGTGATGGAGATCCTCTCGGAACACACCTGCCAGGGATGGCTGGAGGGCTACCTCCTCACCGGGAGGCACGGTCTCTTCTCCTGCTACGAGGCGTTCGTCCACATCGTCGACTCCATGGTCAACCAGCACATCAAATGGCTGCGTGTTTCCCGGCGACTGCCCTGGCGGCGTCCCATCGCCTCGCTCAACTACCTGCTCACCTCGCACGTGTGGCGGCAGGACAGCAACGGCTTCTCCCACCAGGACCCCGGTTTCATCGACCACGTCCTCAACAAGTCGCCGGAGGTCGTACGGGTGTACCTGCCGCCGGACGCCAACACGCTGCTGTCCGTGGCGGATCACGTCCTGCGTTCCCGCGACTACGTCAACGTCGTCGTCGCAGGCAAGCAGCCCTGCTTCGACTGGCTGACGCTCGACGAGGCCCGGGCGCACTGTGCCCGTGGGGCGGGAGTCTGGGGCTGGGCAGGGACCGAGAACCACGACAGGGAACCCGATGTCGTTCTCGGGTGCGCGGGGGACGTCCCCACCCTGGAAGTCATGGCCGCCGCACACCTTCTACGGCGTCACCTGCCCGACCTCGCCGTCCGGGTCGTCAATGTGGTCGACCTGGCCCGGCTGTTCCCGCGGGAGAAGCACCCGCACGGTATGTCGGACGCCGACTTCGACGCTCTGTTCACACCCGACAAACCCATCGTCTTCGCCTACCACGGCTACCCGTGGCTCATCCATCGACTCGCCTACCGGCGCACCGGACACGCGAACCTGCACGTGCGCGGATACAAGGAGGAGGGGACGACAACCACGCCGTTCGACATGGTGGTGCGCAACGACCTGGACCGCTACCGGCTGGTCATGGACGTCATCGACCGCGTCCCCGGCCTCGCCGTCCGCGCCGCCACGGTCCGCCAGGAGATGGCGGACGTACGACTGCGCCACCACGCCTGGATCCGCGAACACGGTACCGATCTCCCCGAGGTCAGCAACTGGGCCTGGACCGACTGA
- a CDS encoding universal stress protein, translated as MPRTVTTGIDGSRESLAAVEWAAGEASRRRLPLRLLHVRDASPGIRASFGHTERSLWPDGGPQAALEALRARHPGLEVTTDDVPGTPAEILCAAGKDQELLVLGSRGLGRLAGFLLGSVSLSVIARSTAPVVLVRAEDSSSSREGPPSGDVVVGLDTSQACDAVLEFAFAYAEQHGVALRALHSWQRPPVYLGDPTGAMLSVQTDLATVTSEVLTEALTPWREKFPTVAVTEHCRLGHPAHDLVEASLDAGLLVVGRRKRRAGVGPHIGSVAHAVLHHSVTAVAVVPHA; from the coding sequence ATGCCCCGTACGGTGACCACAGGTATCGATGGTTCGCGCGAAAGTCTCGCGGCCGTGGAATGGGCCGCCGGTGAGGCATCGCGGCGACGGCTGCCGCTTCGGCTGCTCCACGTCCGGGACGCATCACCCGGCATACGCGCGTCGTTCGGCCATACCGAGAGGTCTCTCTGGCCCGACGGCGGACCGCAGGCGGCGCTCGAGGCCCTTCGGGCACGTCATCCGGGCCTCGAAGTGACAACCGACGACGTACCCGGCACGCCCGCCGAAATCCTCTGCGCGGCCGGTAAGGACCAGGAACTGCTGGTGCTCGGCTCACGGGGGCTGGGCCGGCTGGCGGGCTTCCTCCTCGGCTCCGTCTCGTTGTCGGTCATCGCCCGCAGCACCGCACCGGTCGTCCTCGTGCGGGCGGAGGACTCCTCTTCCTCGCGGGAAGGCCCGCCCTCCGGCGACGTGGTGGTGGGCCTGGACACCTCCCAAGCCTGCGACGCCGTACTGGAATTCGCCTTCGCCTACGCCGAACAGCACGGGGTCGCACTGCGGGCGCTGCACAGTTGGCAGCGGCCCCCCGTGTACCTCGGCGACCCGACGGGCGCGATGCTGTCGGTCCAGACCGATCTGGCCACGGTGACGAGCGAGGTCCTGACGGAGGCTCTGACGCCCTGGCGGGAGAAGTTCCCCACCGTCGCCGTCACCGAGCATTGCCGGCTCGGACACCCCGCTCACGACCTCGTGGAGGCGTCGCTCGATGCCGGTCTCCTTGTCGTGGGGCGCAGGAAACGCCGAGCAGGCGTCGGCCCGCACATCGGCTCCGTCGCTCATGCGGTACTGCACCACTCCGTGACCGCGGTGGCCGTGGTGCCCCACGCCTGA
- a CDS encoding helix-turn-helix domain-containing protein, which yields MGRRVSTRREQLGLSRQEVATRCGSAPGYIRYVEEQQVTSPGIGFLTSLANALETTVAELAGGTADLPPGSGRAPFLPQFTELGVGECRRLLGTHGIGRVGVSTPDGPVILPVNYILLEDTVAFRTAPGAPPASAAGNLVAFEVDRVDDALSLGWSVLVVGMARVVTDPVQVCLLDARPHSLPWAGGERGLWITVSPTRITGRRIAARHTYLSATLARPELQ from the coding sequence ATGGGGCGACGTGTCTCGACGCGTCGGGAGCAACTCGGACTGTCCCGCCAGGAGGTGGCCACGCGTTGCGGCTCGGCGCCCGGATACATCAGGTACGTGGAGGAGCAGCAGGTCACGTCACCAGGCATCGGGTTCCTGACCAGCCTCGCCAACGCTCTGGAGACGACGGTGGCCGAACTGGCGGGTGGCACGGCGGATCTCCCTCCGGGCAGTGGAAGGGCGCCCTTCCTTCCGCAGTTCACCGAACTGGGTGTCGGGGAGTGCCGTCGGCTGCTGGGCACGCACGGTATCGGGCGGGTGGGAGTGTCCACACCCGACGGACCCGTCATCCTGCCGGTCAACTACATCCTCCTGGAGGACACCGTCGCTTTCCGAACAGCACCGGGCGCCCCACCCGCGTCCGCCGCGGGAAACCTGGTCGCTTTCGAGGTGGACCGTGTGGACGACGCGCTCAGCCTGGGGTGGAGCGTCCTGGTGGTGGGCATGGCACGTGTGGTGACCGACCCCGTCCAGGTGTGCCTGCTGGACGCGAGGCCGCACTCCTTGCCGTGGGCGGGCGGCGAACGCGGCCTGTGGATCACGGTCTCTCCCACCCGGATCACCGGCCGCCGGATCGCCGCACGTCACACCTACCTCTCGGCCACACTCGCTCGGCCCGAACTGCAGTGA
- a CDS encoding sensor histidine kinase, which translates to MTHTQDSAKKVGGEQEECAERLALLERRLEAAHGTRDRVQELMEVVMSVGRELDLEQVLRHVVKAATTLVHARYGALGVIGPDHRKLVQFLTVGIDDADAASIGPSPSGHGILGELVAHPEPLRLPKLSEHRSSYGFPVGHPPMNSFLGVPIRIRGQVFGNLYLTEKLGGAHFDAEDESILTTLAVAAGVAIDNARLYERSQQRELWLQATAEVTHSLLSGSPRGTVLALIADRAREIAGADLVVVALPTADRDSFVVELASGLEADIHQGRRPAMTSRLISAAFTRAIPVTSEDMDDPRPTVDAAGSTGLGPAVAVPIGTGSGVRGVLLLVRASGRVPFADEETRPVLGFAGTAAVAMELAERRSDAEQIVLLEERDRIARDLHDLAIQRLFATGMTLQSAGRFIEHPEASERVERAVDDLDETIKIIRSTIFGLRSHVAEEGENLRARTVRAVAGAAAGLGFSPSLRKEGLLDTQVSRFVADHVLAVLGESLANVARHARATRVDVVLRTDGREVVLSVADNGIGISDGGRRSGLRNLSDRAERCGGTMELSSPDGGGTLLVWRVPMVGREGRGTFP; encoded by the coding sequence GTGACGCATACCCAGGACAGCGCCAAAAAGGTAGGAGGCGAGCAGGAGGAGTGCGCGGAGCGGCTCGCCCTCCTCGAGCGCCGACTGGAAGCGGCGCACGGCACCCGCGACCGGGTTCAGGAGCTCATGGAAGTGGTGATGTCCGTCGGCCGTGAGCTGGACCTGGAGCAAGTCCTGCGGCACGTGGTGAAGGCGGCGACAACGCTGGTGCACGCGCGATACGGCGCGCTCGGCGTCATAGGGCCCGATCACCGGAAGCTCGTCCAGTTCCTGACCGTCGGCATAGACGACGCGGACGCCGCCTCGATCGGCCCGTCGCCTTCCGGCCACGGCATCCTGGGCGAGCTGGTAGCGCACCCCGAACCCCTGCGTCTGCCGAAACTCTCGGAGCACCGGTCCTCGTACGGATTTCCCGTCGGCCACCCGCCGATGAACAGCTTTCTGGGAGTGCCGATCCGGATACGCGGCCAGGTGTTCGGCAATCTGTACCTCACCGAGAAGCTGGGCGGCGCCCACTTCGACGCCGAGGACGAGTCGATCCTGACCACCCTCGCCGTGGCGGCGGGGGTGGCCATCGACAACGCCCGCCTGTACGAGAGGTCCCAGCAGCGGGAGCTGTGGCTCCAGGCGACGGCCGAGGTCACGCACAGCTTGCTGTCCGGCAGTCCGCGCGGCACGGTCCTCGCCCTGATCGCCGACCGGGCGCGCGAGATCGCCGGTGCCGACCTGGTCGTCGTGGCGTTGCCCACGGCGGACCGGGACTCCTTCGTCGTGGAGCTGGCCAGCGGGCTGGAGGCCGACATCCATCAAGGCCGGCGTCCGGCGATGACCAGCAGACTGATCAGCGCGGCGTTCACCCGCGCCATTCCGGTCACCAGCGAGGACATGGACGATCCGCGGCCCACCGTGGACGCGGCCGGGTCGACCGGGCTCGGTCCGGCCGTAGCGGTTCCCATCGGCACCGGCTCCGGCGTGCGCGGAGTCCTGCTGCTCGTCCGAGCCTCGGGACGTGTTCCGTTCGCCGACGAGGAGACCCGCCCCGTTCTGGGCTTCGCGGGCACGGCCGCGGTGGCCATGGAGCTGGCCGAACGCCGAAGTGACGCCGAGCAGATCGTGCTTCTGGAGGAACGTGACCGCATCGCTCGTGACCTGCACGATCTGGCGATTCAGCGGCTGTTCGCCACGGGCATGACGCTGCAGAGCGCGGGCCGCTTCATCGAGCATCCCGAGGCGTCGGAACGTGTGGAGCGCGCGGTCGACGACCTGGACGAAACCATCAAGATCATCCGTTCGACGATCTTCGGCCTCCGGTCGCACGTGGCCGAAGAGGGGGAGAATCTGCGGGCCCGTACGGTGCGCGCCGTCGCCGGGGCGGCAGCGGGCCTGGGCTTCTCCCCGAGTCTGCGCAAGGAGGGCCTCCTCGACACCCAGGTTTCCCGGTTCGTCGCCGACCACGTCCTGGCCGTCCTGGGCGAGAGCCTGGCCAACGTGGCCCGCCACGCACGCGCGACCCGGGTGGACGTTGTTCTCCGGACCGATGGCCGTGAGGTGGTCCTGTCCGTCGCCGACAACGGGATCGGCATCAGCGACGGGGGTCGCCGCAGCGGTCTGCGGAACCTGTCCGACCGTGCCGAACGCTGCGGCGGCACGATGGAGTTGTCCTCGCCGGACGGCGGCGGAACACTCCTGGTGTGGCGTGTTCCCATGGTCGGACGTGAAGGGCGGGGCACGTTTCCCTGA
- a CDS encoding response regulator transcription factor encodes MPNSGSRSPENPIRVFLLDDHEVVRRGVRDLLGDEPDISVVGEAGTAEQALTRVPALRPDVAVLDVRLPDGNGVDVCRELRSRMPDLACLMLTSFDDEEALLDAVMAGASGYVLKLIQGGDLVAAVRTVDSGRSMLDPSAAARLMSRLRGDDREEPEEDALYGLTDRERDVLALIGEGLTNRQIGLRLYLAEKTIKNHISRLLAKLGVERRVQAAVIAAQVPRGKGGEVRDGGSRPGHV; translated from the coding sequence ATGCCGAACAGCGGTTCACGCAGTCCTGAGAATCCGATCCGGGTCTTCCTCCTCGACGATCACGAAGTGGTCCGGCGCGGTGTTCGTGATCTCCTCGGTGACGAACCGGACATCAGCGTCGTCGGAGAAGCGGGAACCGCGGAACAGGCTCTGACGAGGGTCCCGGCCCTACGCCCGGACGTGGCGGTTCTCGACGTACGGCTCCCCGACGGCAACGGAGTGGACGTCTGTCGGGAACTGCGCTCGCGGATGCCCGACCTCGCCTGCCTGATGCTGACGTCCTTCGACGACGAGGAAGCCCTGTTGGACGCCGTCATGGCCGGGGCGTCCGGATATGTGCTCAAGCTGATCCAGGGCGGCGATCTCGTGGCAGCGGTGCGCACCGTGGACTCCGGCCGGTCCATGCTGGATCCCAGCGCTGCCGCCCGGTTGATGTCGCGGCTACGGGGGGACGACCGCGAAGAGCCCGAGGAAGATGCTCTGTACGGTCTGACGGACCGCGAACGCGACGTACTCGCGCTGATCGGCGAAGGGCTGACCAATCGTCAGATCGGCCTGCGGCTCTATCTCGCCGAGAAGACGATCAAGAATCACATTTCTCGTCTGCTGGCGAAGCTCGGGGTGGAACGGCGTGTGCAGGCAGCTGTCATCGCCGCCCAGGTACCCCGCGGTAAGGGCGGGGAGGTCCGCGACGGCGGGAGCAGGCCCGGACACGTCTAG
- a CDS encoding helix-turn-helix domain-containing protein — translation MTANPNPTVRRRRLGAELRQLRLASGLKSQEVAKRLMVSQPKISHLENGNRATSPRDVRDLCAIYGVTDEQVIDSLMEMARESGRRGWWHPYGDLSDSAYIGLETDAASLHTYAPMMVPELLQTPAYAQAVIEETIPLPTAEQAATRLKVRLRRQHRIYDPTRPLRLWVVLDESALRRLIGGPDIMREQLEHLKALSAEPHITLQVLPYTTGAHPGLPGQFSILQFADSSQAGVVHLERFTNSPILEKPADVQYYSAMHDHLQTRALDPADTRDFIADATNTPIGAELRSSAMAAAQSGAMRAQRSRSTTHEGITTGPTCTSAVDGGAKGGAANPGP, via the coding sequence GTGACGGCGAATCCCAACCCCACCGTCAGGAGACGCCGTCTCGGAGCCGAGCTTCGCCAGCTCCGTCTGGCCAGCGGGCTGAAGAGCCAGGAAGTGGCCAAGCGGCTCATGGTCTCTCAACCCAAGATCAGCCACCTGGAGAACGGGAATCGCGCCACCAGTCCCCGCGATGTGCGAGACCTGTGCGCGATCTACGGAGTCACGGACGAGCAAGTCATCGACTCGCTGATGGAGATGGCCAGGGAATCCGGCCGGCGGGGCTGGTGGCACCCCTACGGAGACCTTTCCGACAGCGCCTACATCGGCCTGGAGACGGACGCCGCATCCCTCCACACCTACGCGCCCATGATGGTCCCCGAGCTGCTGCAGACACCCGCCTACGCCCAGGCGGTCATTGAGGAAACGATCCCGCTGCCCACCGCCGAACAGGCCGCCACACGCCTCAAGGTGCGACTGCGCCGCCAGCACAGGATCTACGACCCGACCCGCCCGCTACGCCTGTGGGTCGTCCTGGACGAATCGGCACTGCGCCGTCTCATCGGCGGCCCGGACATCATGCGTGAACAACTCGAGCACCTGAAGGCACTCAGCGCCGAACCGCACATCACGTTGCAGGTCCTCCCCTACACCACCGGCGCACACCCTGGCCTGCCAGGACAGTTCTCCATCCTGCAGTTCGCCGACAGCTCCCAGGCAGGAGTGGTGCACCTGGAACGGTTCACCAACAGCCCCATCCTGGAGAAGCCCGCCGACGTGCAGTACTACAGCGCGATGCATGACCACCTTCAGACCCGAGCTCTCGACCCGGCAGACACCCGCGACTTCATCGCCGACGCCACAAATACGCCCATCGGTGCGGAACTCCGGTCCTCGGCGATGGCCGCGGCGCAGTCCGGGGCAATGCGTGCGCAGAGGTCCCGCTCGACGACTCATGAGGGCATCACCACCGGCCCCACCTGCACGTCGGCTGTCGACGGTGGCGCCAAGGGCGGGGCCGCCAACCCTGGACCGTGA
- a CDS encoding long-chain-fatty-acid--CoA ligase: MTNLATFLVDSAAAQGDRIAVRHDDSTLTYAELDDASARVAALLRDRGLLPGDRVALTMPNVPLFPVLYYGILRAGGVVVPMNPLLKAREAAFTLHDCGARIALVSPLFADEVAKAAAETGTACLVTEPSVFDGMLRAHEPMPGIVSRTDDDPALILYTSGTTGTPKGAELSHRNLATNTATAAETLLQVGPDDVLFGGLPLFHAFGQTCALNTAVAAGATLTLLPRFEPQRALEIMARDGVTVFLGVPTMYAALLHAQLPEGFDAHRLRLAVSGGASLPVEVLHGFERRFGATVLEGYGLSETSPVAAFNHPDRPRKAGSIGQPIRGVEMRLVAEDGGVVPPGGVGEIAIRGENLMTGYWNRPEATAEAVRDGWFHSGDLARVDEDGFYFIVDRKKDLIIRGGYNVYPREIEEVLYEHPAVAEAAVVGVPHPVHGEEIAAVITLRSGARATAEEIRDHVKDRVAAYKYPRIVTFTAELPKGPTGKILKREIVVPGR, from the coding sequence ATGACCAACCTCGCCACATTCCTGGTGGACTCCGCGGCGGCCCAGGGTGACCGCATCGCCGTGCGCCACGACGACAGCACGCTCACCTACGCCGAACTGGACGACGCGAGCGCCAGGGTCGCCGCCCTCCTGCGCGACCGCGGCCTCCTGCCCGGCGACCGCGTCGCGCTGACCATGCCCAACGTGCCACTGTTCCCGGTCCTCTACTACGGCATCCTGCGGGCCGGCGGTGTGGTCGTGCCGATGAATCCGCTCCTCAAGGCCCGTGAGGCGGCCTTCACCCTGCACGACTGCGGGGCGCGGATCGCGCTGGTGTCCCCCCTGTTCGCGGACGAGGTCGCGAAGGCCGCCGCCGAGACAGGAACGGCATGCCTGGTGACCGAGCCCTCGGTCTTCGACGGCATGCTGCGGGCTCACGAACCGATGCCCGGCATCGTCAGCCGTACCGATGACGACCCGGCCCTCATCCTGTACACCTCCGGGACGACCGGTACGCCGAAGGGTGCCGAACTGTCCCACCGGAACCTGGCCACCAACACCGCCACCGCGGCCGAGACACTGCTTCAGGTCGGACCTGACGACGTGCTCTTCGGCGGCCTGCCCCTCTTCCACGCCTTCGGCCAGACCTGCGCGCTGAACACGGCCGTCGCCGCCGGCGCCACTCTGACCCTGCTGCCGCGGTTCGAGCCGCAGCGCGCCCTGGAGATCATGGCCCGTGACGGGGTCACCGTGTTCCTCGGCGTGCCGACGATGTACGCGGCGCTGCTCCACGCCCAGCTCCCCGAAGGATTCGACGCCCACCGGCTGCGCCTGGCCGTCTCGGGCGGCGCCTCGCTCCCGGTGGAGGTGCTGCACGGCTTCGAGCGGCGTTTCGGCGCCACCGTACTGGAGGGATACGGACTCTCCGAGACCTCACCGGTCGCCGCCTTCAACCACCCCGACCGTCCGCGCAAGGCGGGCTCGATCGGGCAGCCCATCCGCGGGGTCGAGATGCGGCTCGTCGCCGAGGACGGCGGCGTGGTCCCCCCGGGCGGGGTCGGTGAGATCGCCATCCGCGGCGAGAACCTCATGACCGGCTACTGGAACCGCCCCGAGGCCACGGCGGAAGCGGTCCGCGACGGATGGTTCCACAGCGGTGATCTGGCCCGTGTCGACGAGGACGGCTTCTACTTCATCGTCGACCGCAAGAAGGACCTGATCATCCGCGGCGGCTACAACGTCTACCCGCGTGAGATCGAGGAGGTGCTGTACGAGCACCCGGCCGTCGCCGAAGCCGCGGTCGTCGGTGTGCCGCACCCGGTCCACGGCGAGGAGATCGCAGCGGTGATCACACTCCGGTCCGGTGCCCGTGCCACGGCCGAGGAGATCCGCGACCACGTCAAGGACCGGGTCGCGGCGTACAAGTACCCCCGGATCGTCACCTTCACGGCCGAGCTCCCCAAGGGCCCCACCGGCAAGATCCTCAAGCGCGAGATCGTGGTTCCCGGTCGGTGA
- a CDS encoding TauD/TfdA family dioxygenase, producing MTGTTESAEALYAPCSGPSVWRGGDPADHEEWILRLSPRHLAEIDSALSEARRRDRTLLKLTAADFPLPTLAGELARIAGTLEHGRGFAIVKGLPVERLGEPAASTVFWGLGQHLGRPVPQNADGHMLGHVRDTGRSLTDAATRGYQTRAALPFHTDRTDLLALLPLRAPRTGGLTSLVSSAAVHNAVLELRPDLAGRLYRTYFFDRREEHAPGEPPYAAVPLVARQEGALSMRYNRCYLESAQRFPQVPRLERADLELFDLIDDVAGSPELRLDIDLQVGDLLLLNTRTVMHARAEFEDHDRPALKRHLLRLWLALPHRPRTEDARDGVTPRDVIRPRNAAPHDETNPRRQPT from the coding sequence ATGACCGGTACGACGGAATCAGCTGAGGCGCTGTACGCGCCCTGTTCGGGCCCCTCGGTGTGGAGAGGTGGAGACCCGGCGGACCACGAGGAATGGATCCTGCGGCTCTCGCCCCGCCACCTCGCCGAGATCGACTCCGCCCTGTCGGAAGCGCGCAGACGCGACCGCACACTGCTGAAACTGACAGCGGCCGACTTCCCGCTCCCCACCCTCGCCGGTGAACTGGCGCGCATCGCCGGGACGCTGGAGCACGGACGCGGTTTCGCGATCGTGAAGGGCCTCCCGGTCGAACGACTGGGTGAGCCGGCCGCGAGCACGGTCTTCTGGGGCCTCGGCCAGCACCTGGGGCGTCCGGTCCCGCAGAACGCGGACGGGCACATGCTCGGCCACGTCCGGGACACCGGCCGCAGCCTGACCGATGCGGCAACACGCGGCTACCAGACCCGGGCGGCGCTGCCGTTCCACACCGACAGGACCGATCTGCTCGCGCTGCTTCCGCTGCGGGCGCCCCGCACCGGGGGGCTCACCTCCCTCGTCAGTTCCGCGGCGGTGCACAACGCGGTGCTGGAGCTGCGCCCCGATCTGGCCGGGCGCCTGTACCGCACCTACTTCTTCGACCGCCGGGAGGAGCACGCTCCCGGGGAGCCGCCGTACGCGGCCGTCCCGCTCGTCGCCCGGCAGGAAGGGGCACTGAGCATGCGCTACAACCGCTGCTATCTGGAATCCGCCCAGCGCTTCCCCCAGGTGCCCCGCCTGGAGCGGGCGGACCTGGAGCTGTTCGACCTCATCGACGACGTGGCGGGCTCCCCGGAGCTCCGTCTCGACATCGACCTTCAGGTCGGCGATCTGCTGCTGCTCAACACCCGGACGGTCATGCACGCGCGAGCGGAGTTCGAGGACCACGACCGGCCCGCACTCAAGCGCCACCTGCTGCGGCTCTGGCTGGCCCTGCCGCACCGCCCCCGTACCGAGGACGCTCGCGACGGAGTCACTCCTCGCGATGTGATCCGCCCCCGGAATGCCGCACCGCATGACGAGACGAACCCAAGGAGACAGCCGACATGA